A single region of the Pontibacter kalidii genome encodes:
- a CDS encoding MFS transporter codes for MAEQTKRVYGLQFWLLCLSSFLFFSSFNMIIPELPDYLASLGGEEYKGLIIALFALTAGLSRPFSGKLADRIGRVPVMVVGGVVCVLAGFLYPLVASVGAFLLLRFVHGFSTGFTPTGKSAYVADLVPVERRGEAMGLLGLSGSLGMAAGPALGGLLASVYTADVMFYTSSAAAFLSVAVIWHMQETVERPQKFSLGLLRISRREVLEPRVLAPSLVMLLTSFSFGTILTIIPDFSTHLGIQNKGLFFTSFTLSSLAIRFLAGRASDKYGRVAVLRVSSALLTLAMLVIGLVATDTGLLLAGVLFGVATGMNSPTIYAWTIDLSHLEHRGRAMATMYIALEAGIGFGALGSGWLYGNQSSNFSLVFWASGVFSLLAFLYLVLVVRREKEV; via the coding sequence TCTTCTTCTCCAGCTTTAACATGATCATCCCGGAGCTGCCCGACTACCTGGCCAGTTTGGGCGGCGAGGAATACAAAGGCCTCATCATCGCGCTTTTCGCGCTTACGGCTGGCCTTTCCCGCCCCTTTAGCGGCAAACTGGCTGACCGAATCGGGCGAGTGCCGGTAATGGTGGTGGGCGGTGTGGTGTGTGTGCTGGCGGGCTTCCTGTATCCGCTGGTGGCCTCTGTGGGAGCTTTCCTGCTGCTGCGCTTCGTGCACGGCTTCTCCACGGGTTTCACGCCTACGGGTAAATCGGCCTACGTGGCCGATCTGGTGCCGGTGGAGCGGCGCGGGGAGGCGATGGGGCTGCTGGGGCTCTCAGGGAGCCTGGGTATGGCCGCAGGGCCTGCGCTGGGCGGCCTTCTGGCAAGTGTGTATACCGCCGATGTGATGTTTTATACTTCGTCGGCAGCGGCCTTTCTGTCGGTAGCCGTGATCTGGCACATGCAGGAGACGGTAGAGCGGCCGCAGAAGTTCAGCCTGGGCCTGTTGCGTATCTCCCGCCGGGAGGTGCTGGAGCCGCGGGTGCTGGCGCCTTCGCTGGTCATGCTGCTCACCTCCTTCAGCTTTGGCACCATCCTCACCATCATCCCCGATTTCAGCACGCACCTGGGTATCCAGAACAAAGGCCTTTTCTTCACCTCCTTCACGCTCTCTTCGCTGGCCATCCGTTTCCTGGCCGGTAGGGCCTCCGACAAGTATGGCCGCGTGGCTGTGCTGCGCGTTAGTTCCGCGCTCCTGACACTGGCGATGCTCGTGATCGGGTTGGTGGCTACGGACACGGGGCTGCTGCTGGCCGGGGTGCTGTTTGGGGTAGCCACAGGTATGAACTCCCCCACCATTTACGCCTGGACGATAGACCTGAGCCACCTCGAGCACCGGGGCCGCGCCATGGCCACCATGTATATCGCCCTAGAGGCGGGCATCGGTTTTGGGGCACTGGGCTCGGGCTGGCTCTACGGCAACCAAAGCAGCAACTTTAGCCTGGTGTTCTGGGCGTCGGGTGTTTTCTCGTTGCTGGCGTTTCTGTACCTGGTGCTGGTGGTGAGGAGGGAGAAAGAGGTATAA
- the epsC gene encoding serine O-acetyltransferase EpsC: protein MDNQFLTTLFKSHHRAKHQVPASAICNLVEGVLQLLFPPLADVRFETVQELEEFSSGLKVNMMRILTSMEQELPMSAEEVSERMMQELPYIYDLLLMDAEAIAQGDPAAQSREEVIRTYPGFRAVAMYRIAHALYELQVPLLPRVLTEYAHARTGIDIHPGARIGTHFCVDHGTGVVIGETSQIGNHVKVYQGVTLGALSVDKAMAKIKRHPTIEHHVVIYAGATILGGNTVVGAHSIIGGNVWLTESVPPHSRVYHRPQIDVRRSEEPANLINFSI, encoded by the coding sequence ATGGACAACCAGTTCTTAACCACCTTATTCAAAAGCCACCACCGAGCCAAGCACCAGGTGCCGGCCTCTGCTATCTGCAACCTGGTGGAAGGGGTGCTGCAACTGCTCTTCCCGCCGCTGGCCGATGTGCGCTTCGAGACGGTGCAGGAGCTGGAGGAGTTCAGCAGCGGCCTTAAAGTGAACATGATGCGCATCCTGACAAGTATGGAGCAGGAGCTGCCCATGTCGGCCGAGGAAGTGTCGGAGCGGATGATGCAGGAACTGCCTTACATCTATGACCTGCTGCTGATGGATGCCGAGGCCATTGCCCAGGGCGACCCCGCCGCGCAAAGCAGAGAGGAGGTGATCCGGACCTACCCGGGTTTCAGGGCGGTGGCCATGTACCGGATCGCGCATGCGCTTTACGAACTGCAGGTGCCGCTGCTGCCGCGCGTGCTCACCGAGTATGCCCACGCCCGCACCGGCATCGACATTCACCCGGGAGCCCGGATCGGTACCCACTTCTGCGTCGACCACGGCACCGGTGTGGTGATTGGGGAAACCAGCCAGATCGGCAACCACGTGAAAGTATACCAGGGCGTAACGCTCGGGGCCCTAAGCGTAGACAAGGCCATGGCCAAAATCAAACGCCATCCGACCATTGAGCATCACGTGGTTATTTATGCCGGCGCCACCATCCTGGGCGGCAACACGGTGGTGGGGGCCCATAGTATCATCGGCGGTAATGTGTGGCTCACAGAGAGCGTGCCGCCCCACTCGCGCGTATACCACCGCCCGCAGATAGACGTGCGCCGTTCTGAGGAGCCTGCCAACCTGATCAATTTTTCCATCTGA
- the cysK gene encoding cysteine synthase A: MKINTILDSIGATPHMRINRLFRDDVEVWMKLERSNPGGSIKDRISLAMVEDAERKGLLTKGGVIVEPTSGNTGVGLAMVAAVKGYDIILVMPESMSVERRRLMAAYGARLELTPRELGMKGAIARAREILQENSNAWMPMQFDNEANTQIHIDTTAQEILEDFPDGFDYLITGVGTGGHITGVAKVLKSRFPDLKVYAVEPTASPVLSGGEPGPHPLQGIGAGFIPSIMDTTLLDGVVQVQQDEAFDYTRRAAREEGLFVGISSGASLAAVNKKLEEEIPAGAKVLTFCYDTGERYLSVEGLFV; the protein is encoded by the coding sequence ATGAAGATCAACACGATACTGGATTCTATTGGGGCTACCCCCCACATGCGCATCAACAGGCTGTTTAGAGACGATGTGGAAGTATGGATGAAACTAGAGCGCAGCAACCCCGGCGGAAGTATAAAAGACCGTATTTCCCTGGCGATGGTGGAGGATGCCGAACGCAAAGGTTTGCTCACCAAAGGGGGCGTGATTGTGGAGCCGACTTCCGGCAACACGGGCGTGGGGCTGGCCATGGTGGCCGCCGTAAAAGGCTATGATATTATCCTGGTGATGCCGGAGTCGATGTCGGTGGAGCGCCGCCGGCTGATGGCTGCCTACGGCGCCCGCCTGGAGCTAACCCCGCGCGAGCTGGGGATGAAAGGGGCCATTGCCCGTGCCCGGGAGATCTTGCAGGAGAACAGCAACGCCTGGATGCCCATGCAGTTCGACAACGAGGCCAACACACAGATCCATATAGACACCACTGCACAGGAGATTCTGGAGGATTTTCCGGATGGCTTTGATTACCTGATTACCGGGGTAGGCACAGGCGGTCATATAACAGGCGTGGCCAAAGTGCTCAAAAGCAGATTCCCGGACCTGAAAGTATACGCAGTGGAACCCACTGCCTCGCCGGTATTGAGCGGAGGAGAGCCGGGGCCGCACCCGCTGCAGGGCATCGGGGCAGGGTTTATACCTTCCATTATGGATACCACGCTGCTGGATGGCGTGGTGCAGGTGCAGCAGGACGAAGCCTTTGACTACACCCGCCGCGCCGCTCGCGAGGAAGGCCTGTTTGTGGGGATATCCTCCGGGGCCTCGCTGGCGGCTGTGAACAAAAAGCTGGAGGAGGAGATTCCGGCCGGCGCTAAGGTGCTTACCTTTTGCTACGATACCGGCGAGCGCTACCTGTCCGTTGAAGGCTTGTTCGTATAA